CAGCAGGGCTTCAAACACGCGGCCATCCTGCAAGGCGACGATAATCTGATCGGCATCGTTAATGACGTGTTTATTGGTGATGATGTAACCCCGGTCATCCATGATCACACCGGAACCGAGCGTGCGGATCTCCAGCTGGTTATGAGCGGAACTGTTAAGCCCGCGGTTATAGACGTTAACCACGGCGGGGGCGGCACGGCGTACCGCCTGATTGTACGTCGCAGGCGTTTCATCCGTGCTGTCGAACTGGGGAGCCGACAGTTTGTTGAACTGGCGTAAAGATGGCATAGCCACCAGAAGCAGGCCGGCAACGATCAAACCAATGACAATTGAACGAAAGAGCTTTAAAAGCATGATGCGTGTGTCGTTAAAAAAGGAACGGTTTGCAGCATAACATGAGTTATCCGGACATCACACGCAGCGGCGATGCCCGGAGTCGCAAATGGTTAACGCAGTAAAATGTAGAGGGTGTCGTTGCCACGGATAATTTGCAGGGCAATGACCGCCGGTTTACTCTCCAGCACCTTACGCATTTCGGCAATAGACTGCACGCGAGTGCGGTTCACGCCCACGATCACATCGTCCTGATGTAAACCTGCCTGCGCGGCCGGGCTACTCTTTTCAACGGTGGTGACAGAGATGCCTTTCGTGCCGTTTTTAAGCTGGCCGTCGCTCAGCGTAGCGCCCTGTAGCGCCGGGGAGATCTGTTCGGCACTGGCGGAAGAGGAGGTGCTCTTGTCCAGCGTCACTTCCACGGTCAGCGGTTTGCCCTCGCGGATCAGGCCCAGCTTCACTTTAGCGCCTGGCTCCGTGGTGGCAATACGTGAACGCAATTCAGCGAAGCTGCTCAGCGGTTTATCGTTCAGGCTGACAATAACGTCGCCGGATTTCACGCCCGCTTTCGCAGAGCCGGAGTTGGGCAGCACTTCGCTGACAAACGCCCCGCGCTGCACGTTGAGCTTAAAGGCTTTGGCGATATCGGCGCTCATTTCCATGCCTTTGATGCCCAGCAGCCCGCGCTTAACCTCGCCAAACTGAATTAACTGTTGAGACAGGGTTTTCGCCATGTTACTCGGAATGGCAAAGCCAATCCCGATGCTGCCGCCGCCTGGCGCGAGGATAGCGGTGTTGATGCCGATCAGCTCACCGTTCAGGTTAAGCAGCGCACCGCCGGAGTTGCCCCGGTTGATGGAGGCATCGGTCTGGATGAAGTTTTCCAGCCCTTCGAGATTCAGGCCGCTGCGCCCCAGGGCGGAGACAATCCCGGAGGTGGCGGTCTGGCCTAAACCGAACGGGTTACCGACCGCGACGGCAAAATCACCGACGCGCAGTTTATCGGAATCTGCAATGGCGATCTGGGTCAGGTTGCTGGGGTTTTGCACCTGTAACAGGGCGATATCACTCTGATCGTCACCGCCGATCAGTTTGGCGTCAAACTCCCGGCCATCGTTTAGCTGAACGCTGATTTTATCAGCCTGGCTGATCACGTGGTTATTGGTCAGGATATAGCCTTTGGCCGCGTCGATAATCACCCCTGAACCCAGACCTTCAAACGGCTGGGCCTGCTGATCCGGCGCGTCCTCGCCAAAATATTTCTTCAGCTCTTCGGGAATGCGCTGGCTTTGGCGGGCCGTCCCTTCCACCTGAACGCTGACCACCGCAGGCAGGACTTTCTCAAGCATTGGCGCGAGGCTGGGAATGGCTTCTTGTCCTGGCACCTGCGAAGGCAGTGCCGCACTGGCAGGGAAGGAGGCCGAGAGAGATAACCCGACACTTAACGCTAAGGCGCTCAACAGCTGGTTTTTTTTCTTCATCGATGCTGACTCTCGTATCCTGGAATGAAAAAGAACGGCCCCAAAAACATCTTGATGTTATTGAATTTTCAACCGCTGAACAATGAGGTGTTTGACTAAATAATAGCTGGGGACGGGAAGAAAGGACGGGCGCTTAAGGTGCGCCCGTAAAATTTATTCAGGTTGTGCGATTAATCGCGTTTTACGCCACCGCGCAGCAGGCCGGACGCGCCGTCTGAATAGTCGCGTGGCATCTGAACCGGTGCCTGATCGTTACCGGCTTCAGAGTCCGCCAGACGATTGCGGAAGGGGTTGGTCTCCGCGGTCATTTCCGGCAGCAGGCTGCTGGAGCTTTTCGCCATGTGCTGGTAGAGCTGGCGATAATCTGTCGCCATGTTGTCCAGCAGCTCAGCGCTACGGGCAAAGTGGCTGACCAGCTCTTCGCGATATTCTTCCAGTTCGGCTTTGTTCTTTTCCAGTTCGTATTGCAGTGACTGCTGCTGACGCAATTTGCGGTTACCGAAACGCATGGCCACAGCACCAATGATGATGCCGACGACTAAACCGATTAGCGCATATTCCCAGGTCATGAACTTCTCCCGTTGTCTTGTTGTTCCGTAGGGTGTTGGCTCGGCTCCTGCCTGTGCCTGATTATGCCACTATAACCGCTATTTCCGCAGAAGTGGAATCCTGACGTATCATCGCGTAGTGTAGAACGGCCTTTTTTTCATCAGCCACGCGCGCTGGTGAGGTTTAACTAAAGGAATAACAACAACATCATGCAAAACCTGTCCCCTTCATCGCGTTACCAACTGGCCCTGAGTGAGGGCACACACCAGCCGGATGATGTCCAGCGTGAAGCGGTTAACCGCCTGGACACGATTTATCAGGAACTCCTGGCGAAACCCGCCGATGCGGTGCAGAGCAGTGGGCTGAAGGCGGCATTCGGCCGTTTACTGGGCAAAAAAGAGCCCACGATAAACGCACCGGTTCGTGGCTTATATATGTGGGGCGGCGTGGGACGGGGTAAAACCTGGCTGATGGATATGTTCTACCAGAGCCTGCCCGGCACGCGTAAGCAGCGTCTGCACTTTCACCGTTTTATGCTGCGGGTTCATGAAGAGCTGACGGCGCTCCAGGGGAAAACCGACCCGCTGGAAATCGTGGCGGACCGCTTTAAGGCGGAAACCGACGTGCTCTGCTTCGACGAATTCTTTGTTTCCGATATTACGGACGCCATGCTGCTGGGGGGACTCATGAAAGCGCTGTTTGCGCGTGGGATCACCCTGGTAGCGACCTCAAATATTCCGCCGGATGAGCTTTATCGCAATGGTCTCCAGCGGGCGCGTTTCCTGCCAGCCATTGACGCTATTAAACAGCACTGCGACATCATGAACGTCGATGCCGGTGTCGATTATCGTCTGCGTACGCTGACGCAGGCGCACCTGTGGCTTTCGCCTTTGAATGCCGACACCGCCCGCGAGATGGATAAACTGTGGCTGGCCCTGGCGGGGGCGCCGCGGGGTAACGCGCCAGCGCTGGAGATTAATCATCGTCCATTGCCGACGCTTGGCGTAGAGAACCAGACGCTGGCCGTCTCGTTTGCCACGCTGTGCGTGGATGCCCGCAGCCAGCATGACTACATTGCCCTTTCGCGTCTGTTCCATACCGTGATGTTGTGGGATGTACCCGTCATGACCCCGCTCATGGAGAGCGAAGCACGCCGCTTCATCGCGCTGGTAGATGAGTTTTACGAGCGTCACGTTAAACTGGTGGTCAGCGCCGAGGTGCCTTTATATGAGATCTATCAGGGCGAGCGCCTGAAGTTTGAGTTCCAGCGCTGCCTGTCGCGTCTGCAAGAGATGCAGAGCGAGGAGTACCTCAAGCGTGAGCATATGCCATAAATACTCCCCTCTCCCTGAGAAGGGAGCCTTGTAGGCCGGGTAAGGCGCAGCCGCCACCCGGCATTTTCCGTAGCCCCGAAAAACCCATTCCAAATCACATTTAAGGGTCGATCTTTGACCTCAACTTCTCTATAATCTTGCGACCCCACGTTACGAGAAGGTTTTTTTCCCGAAACTTTCTATGTGTCGGCATGTGCTATTCGAAGGGGTAGGTTTGCCGGACTTTGTCGTGTGAACCTCAACTGACTAAACGTTTGGGTGTTCACCAACGTGTAACTTATTATTTGGGTAAGCTTTTAATGAAAACTTTTACAGCTAAACCAGAAACCGTACAGCGCGACTGGTATGTTGTTGACGCGACCGGTAAAACTCTGGGCCGTCTGGCTACTGAACTGGCTCGTCGCCTGCGCGGTAAGCATAAAGCGGAATACACTCCGCACGTTGATACCGGTGATTACATCATCGTTCTGAACGCTGACAAAGTTGCTGTTACCGGCAACAAGCGTACTGACAAAATGTACTACCACCACACCGGCCACATCGGTGGTATCAAAGAAGCGACCTTTGAAGAGATGATTGCCCGCCGTCCTGAGCGTGTGATTGAAATCGCGGTTAAAGGCATGCTGCCAAAAGGCCCGCTGGGTCGTGCTATGTTCCGTAAACTGAAAGTTTACGCAGGCAACGAGCACAACCACGCGGCACAGCAACCGCAAGTTCTTGACATCTAATCGGGATTATAGGCAATGGCTGAAAATCAATACTACGGCACTGGTCGCCGCAAAAGTTCCGCAGCTCGCGTTTTCATCAAACCGGGCAGTGGTAAAATCGTAATCAACCAGCGTTCTCTGGAACAATACTTCGGTCGCGAAACTGCCCGCATGGTAGTTCGCCAGCCGCTGGAACTGGTTGATATGGTAGAAAAACTGGATCTGTACATCACCGTTAAAGGTGGTGGTATCTCCGGTCAGGCAGGTGCGATCCGTCACGGTATCACCCGCGCTCTGATGGAGTACGACGAATCCCTGCGTTCTGAACTGCGTAAAGCTGGCTTCGTTACTCGTGACGCTCGTCAGGTTGAACGTAAGAAAGTGGGTCTGCGTAAAGCACGTCGTCGTCCACAGTTCTCCAAACGTTAATCCATTCTGCTTACGCAGAACGATTGGCGAAAAACCCGCTTCGGCGGGTTTTTTTATGGATAATGCGCAGGTTATCCACAGTAACATTTCATATATCTTCTCTTTTTCCACATTTCCGGAATCCCCTCACCACAAAGCCATCAAAATCTGGTAAACTATCATCCAATTTTCTGCCCAAATATCGGTGAATACT
The sequence above is a segment of the Enterobacter hormaechei ATCC 49162 genome. Coding sequences within it:
- the degQ gene encoding serine endoprotease DegQ, which translates into the protein MKKKNQLLSALALSVGLSLSASFPASAALPSQVPGQEAIPSLAPMLEKVLPAVVSVQVEGTARQSQRIPEELKKYFGEDAPDQQAQPFEGLGSGVIIDAAKGYILTNNHVISQADKISVQLNDGREFDAKLIGGDDQSDIALLQVQNPSNLTQIAIADSDKLRVGDFAVAVGNPFGLGQTATSGIVSALGRSGLNLEGLENFIQTDASINRGNSGGALLNLNGELIGINTAILAPGGGSIGIGFAIPSNMAKTLSQQLIQFGEVKRGLLGIKGMEMSADIAKAFKLNVQRGAFVSEVLPNSGSAKAGVKSGDVIVSLNDKPLSSFAELRSRIATTEPGAKVKLGLIREGKPLTVEVTLDKSTSSSASAEQISPALQGATLSDGQLKNGTKGISVTTVEKSSPAAQAGLHQDDVIVGVNRTRVQSIAEMRKVLESKPAVIALQIIRGNDTLYILLR
- the zapG gene encoding Z-ring associated protein ZapG, which produces MTWEYALIGLVVGIIIGAVAMRFGNRKLRQQQSLQYELEKNKAELEEYREELVSHFARSAELLDNMATDYRQLYQHMAKSSSSLLPEMTAETNPFRNRLADSEAGNDQAPVQMPRDYSDGASGLLRGGVKRD
- the zapE gene encoding cell division protein ZapE; its protein translation is MQNLSPSSRYQLALSEGTHQPDDVQREAVNRLDTIYQELLAKPADAVQSSGLKAAFGRLLGKKEPTINAPVRGLYMWGGVGRGKTWLMDMFYQSLPGTRKQRLHFHRFMLRVHEELTALQGKTDPLEIVADRFKAETDVLCFDEFFVSDITDAMLLGGLMKALFARGITLVATSNIPPDELYRNGLQRARFLPAIDAIKQHCDIMNVDAGVDYRLRTLTQAHLWLSPLNADTAREMDKLWLALAGAPRGNAPALEINHRPLPTLGVENQTLAVSFATLCVDARSQHDYIALSRLFHTVMLWDVPVMTPLMESEARRFIALVDEFYERHVKLVVSAEVPLYEIYQGERLKFEFQRCLSRLQEMQSEEYLKREHMP
- the rplM gene encoding 50S ribosomal protein L13, with protein sequence MKTFTAKPETVQRDWYVVDATGKTLGRLATELARRLRGKHKAEYTPHVDTGDYIIVLNADKVAVTGNKRTDKMYYHHTGHIGGIKEATFEEMIARRPERVIEIAVKGMLPKGPLGRAMFRKLKVYAGNEHNHAAQQPQVLDI
- the rpsI gene encoding 30S ribosomal protein S9, coding for MAENQYYGTGRRKSSAARVFIKPGSGKIVINQRSLEQYFGRETARMVVRQPLELVDMVEKLDLYITVKGGGISGQAGAIRHGITRALMEYDESLRSELRKAGFVTRDARQVERKKVGLRKARRRPQFSKR